One genomic window of Borreliella burgdorferi B31 includes the following:
- a CDS encoding DUF3996 domain-containing protein: protein MRTKIIIMTIIILLAPISGFSNSKESARGKFGAGIILPLPIALQINIGNFDLDIGLYSGVNNLFSDWKTLFIALDYIFYIYTFPGAANILDFSVGAGGYGTIWFSRFGGSKSGSGPMSIGARLPLALNIAVFRKKFDIFLRIAPGLGMNVWSNGVGFRWEVFAGLGLRFWFT from the coding sequence ATGAGAACAAAAATAATTATTATGACAATTATTATTTTATTAGCCCCAATCTCAGGATTTTCTAATTCAAAAGAATCTGCAAGGGGTAAATTTGGAGCAGGAATTATACTTCCATTACCAATTGCTCTACAGATTAATATAGGAAACTTTGATCTTGACATTGGTCTTTACAGCGGAGTAAATAATTTGTTTTCAGACTGGAAAACATTATTTATAGCATTAGACTATATTTTCTACATATACACATTCCCGGGAGCTGCTAATATTTTGGATTTTTCAGTTGGCGCAGGGGGATATGGAACAATATGGTTTTCAAGATTTGGAGGCAGTAAGTCAGGCTCAGGACCAATGAGCATTGGAGCAAGATTGCCTTTGGCCTTAAATATTGCAGTATTTAGGAAGAAATTCGACATATTTTTACGAATAGCACCCGGACTTGGAATGAATGTTTGGAGTAATGGCGTTGGATTTAGATGGGAAGTATTCGCAGGATTGGGACTAAGATTCTGGTTTACTTAA
- a CDS encoding xanthine dehydrogenase family protein subunit M — MANVKVYYPESFNILSNLFNKNLNNYIIYNELDFKKNPDLFNRETPIDNFFIVGNFEKFNKVSLRGNFLEMGPCVTYNEILRIGKKNIPSLFYEFISKFNDKIYLNSINLANGFYYKNTVFDIYPLLISLDAQIEFKNVLTKKTYVFSAYNLNRAEYIANRNTVLITKFKFPMMNLWNRSFYHKIFFNTLSFDILEESDIIFICILLNIKRDIINDFLLKIFYDDKVIVIKDFQILLLNKSLPLSFSEIENSLKMLDKNIRDSKNFNIGERNLKLIKNFYLDILMSFNF, encoded by the coding sequence ATGGCTAATGTTAAGGTTTATTATCCTGAAAGTTTTAATATACTATCTAATTTATTTAACAAAAATTTAAATAATTATATCATTTATAATGAGCTGGATTTTAAAAAAAATCCTGATTTGTTTAATAGAGAAACACCCATTGATAATTTTTTTATTGTTGGTAATTTTGAAAAATTTAATAAGGTATCTTTAAGGGGTAATTTTCTTGAGATGGGGCCTTGTGTGACTTACAACGAGATACTTCGGATTGGTAAGAAAAATATTCCAAGTTTGTTTTATGAATTTATTTCAAAATTTAATGATAAAATATATTTAAATAGTATTAACCTTGCAAATGGGTTTTATTATAAAAACACCGTTTTTGATATTTATCCTTTGTTGATAAGTCTTGATGCTCAAATTGAGTTTAAAAATGTTTTAACCAAAAAAACTTATGTTTTTAGTGCTTATAATTTAAATAGAGCTGAATATATTGCAAATCGAAACACTGTTCTTATTACTAAATTTAAATTTCCAATGATGAATTTATGGAACAGAAGCTTTTATCATAAAATATTTTTCAATACTTTGTCTTTTGACATTTTAGAAGAATCGGACATTATTTTTATATGTATTCTTTTAAACATAAAAAGAGACATTATAAATGATTTTTTGTTAAAGATATTTTATGATGACAAGGTGATAGTCATAAAGGATTTCCAGATTTTACTTTTAAACAAATCTTTGCCGCTTTCATTTTCTGAGATAGAAAATTCTCTTAAAATGTTGGATAAAAATATAAGAGATTCTAAAAATTTCAACATAGGAGAGAGAAATTTAAAGCTAATAAAGAATTTTTATTTAGACATATTAATGAGTTTTAATTTTTAA
- a CDS encoding DUF3996 domain-containing protein, with protein sequence MKKIFILFIMIANISTNGFTKDSYLNRGIGFGASIGNPIINLIMSFPFIDFEIGYGGSNGINLSGPKLESKFYDFNLLAIAALDFIFTISLIKNLNLGIGIGGNISISSHTSKLINVELGFGMRIPLVIFYDITENLEIGMKIAPSIEFISNTRSLAQHRTYSGIKSNFAGGIFAKYYIF encoded by the coding sequence GTGAAAAAAATTTTTATATTGTTTATCATGATTGCAAACATATCTACAAATGGTTTTACAAAAGATTCATATTTAAATAGAGGAATTGGCTTTGGAGCAAGCATTGGAAATCCAATTATTAACTTAATAATGTCATTTCCTTTCATTGATTTTGAAATTGGCTATGGTGGTAGTAATGGAATAAATCTATCAGGCCCCAAACTTGAATCAAAATTTTATGATTTTAATTTATTAGCAATAGCAGCACTTGATTTCATTTTTACAATATCTTTGATAAAAAATTTAAATTTAGGAATTGGAATAGGAGGAAATATAAGCATATCGTCTCACACATCTAAATTAATAAATGTAGAATTAGGATTTGGAATGAGAATTCCATTGGTTATTTTTTACGACATTACAGAAAATTTAGAAATAGGTATGAAAATAGCACCTTCAATAGAATTCATCTCAAATACAAGGTCTCTTGCTCAACATAGAACCTATTCGGGCATAAAATCAAACTTTGCTGGGGGAATATTTGCTAAGTACTATATCTTTTAA
- a CDS encoding HPr family phosphocarrier protein: protein MVKKEAIIKAVNGLHVRPASTFVKKAKEYSSEITIESDGKSVSGKSLFRLQTLELSSGKKLLICAEGEDEEIAASELAELIESFKE from the coding sequence ATGGTAAAAAAAGAAGCAATTATTAAGGCTGTAAACGGTTTGCATGTTAGGCCTGCATCAACTTTTGTAAAAAAAGCTAAAGAGTATTCTAGCGAGATAACAATAGAATCTGATGGAAAGTCTGTTAGCGGAAAAAGTTTGTTCAGGCTTCAAACTTTGGAATTATCATCAGGTAAAAAGCTTTTGATATGTGCTGAGGGTGAGGATGAAGAGATTGCTGCTTCAGAGCTTGCAGAGCTTATCGAATCTTTTAAGGAATGA
- the ptsP gene encoding phosphoenolpyruvate--protein phosphotransferase, translated as MTLSGKRISKGIGIGEVLCIRKNFDKIISREKIDFSQVDSEISKFNKAKSKAIEALRDLERKAMLQFGDDKKGIFEGQVLIVEDDELDELVIELIVKENYSAAYSIYLAFENLVKSVEDYKDPYLKERASDYKDIRNRLISIILGQVSDFSEINKDIILVTEELTPSDTMQFDLNYVKGFLTAVGGETSHAAILARTMGLPALVMTLSDIDALKDGDKIVIDAMSSIVIKNPSSDEINLYEGKILRQVELEKELFSLKDKDAETKDGTKVFLKANIGTPVDITYVNKYGVEGIGLFRTEFLYMRSLQPPTEDEQFETYKRVIETMEKKGVVTIRTLDVGGDKEIPYLNFKKEENPFLGFRALRMYKEYEELIQAQFNAIFRASHYGKIRVMVPMLTIYEEIETIEYFVNNAKINLKSRGLPFDENLEVGCMIEVPSAALISSKLANKLKFFSIGTNDLTQYVLAVDRGNQKISNLYDKYNPAVLKLIKKVLDDGVSSGIDVSVCGELGGDDAGALLLVGLGFRSLSMIPSATLRIKYLLKKYTIMELEELANKVLNSDSKQETLSYFDKFIGD; from the coding sequence ATGACTTTATCGGGCAAAAGAATATCCAAAGGGATAGGCATTGGGGAAGTTCTTTGTATTAGGAAAAATTTTGATAAAATTATAAGTAGAGAAAAAATAGACTTTTCTCAGGTTGATAGCGAGATATCAAAATTCAATAAAGCGAAGTCAAAAGCAATTGAAGCGCTTAGGGATCTTGAGAGAAAAGCTATGCTTCAATTTGGAGATGATAAAAAAGGTATTTTTGAAGGTCAGGTGTTGATCGTTGAAGACGATGAACTTGATGAGCTTGTTATTGAGCTTATTGTAAAGGAAAATTATAGCGCTGCTTATTCTATTTATTTAGCGTTTGAAAATTTGGTTAAAAGTGTAGAAGATTATAAAGATCCTTATTTAAAAGAAAGAGCGTCTGATTATAAGGACATTAGAAATAGATTAATTTCTATCATTTTAGGCCAAGTATCCGATTTTTCTGAGATTAATAAAGATATTATTCTTGTTACCGAGGAATTAACCCCATCTGATACCATGCAATTTGACTTAAATTATGTTAAAGGGTTTTTAACTGCTGTTGGAGGAGAAACCTCTCATGCTGCTATTTTAGCAAGAACAATGGGGCTTCCAGCGCTTGTTATGACTTTGTCAGATATTGATGCGTTAAAGGATGGTGATAAAATAGTAATTGATGCAATGTCTTCTATTGTTATTAAAAATCCTTCTTCTGATGAGATTAATCTTTATGAAGGTAAGATTTTGCGACAAGTAGAGTTAGAAAAAGAGCTTTTTTCTTTAAAAGATAAAGATGCTGAAACAAAAGATGGCACAAAGGTGTTTTTAAAGGCAAATATTGGAACACCTGTTGATATTACCTATGTTAATAAATATGGTGTTGAGGGAATAGGTCTTTTTAGAACAGAGTTCTTATATATGAGATCTTTACAACCTCCAACAGAAGATGAGCAGTTTGAAACTTATAAGAGAGTTATAGAAACAATGGAAAAGAAAGGGGTTGTTACGATTCGTACTCTTGATGTTGGTGGTGATAAAGAAATTCCTTATCTTAATTTTAAGAAAGAGGAAAATCCCTTTTTGGGCTTTCGGGCACTTAGGATGTATAAGGAATATGAGGAATTAATCCAGGCGCAGTTTAATGCTATTTTTAGGGCCAGTCATTATGGTAAGATAAGGGTAATGGTTCCTATGCTTACCATATATGAAGAGATCGAAACGATAGAATATTTTGTTAATAATGCAAAAATCAACTTAAAGTCTAGAGGCTTGCCTTTTGATGAAAATTTGGAAGTGGGTTGCATGATAGAAGTCCCTTCTGCAGCTTTAATTTCCTCTAAACTTGCCAATAAATTGAAATTTTTTAGCATAGGGACTAACGATTTAACCCAATATGTTTTAGCTGTTGATCGTGGTAATCAAAAGATATCAAATTTATATGACAAGTATAATCCTGCTGTGTTGAAATTAATCAAAAAGGTTCTTGATGATGGGGTTAGTTCTGGAATTGATGTGTCTGTTTGTGGTGAGCTTGGAGGAGATGATGCTGGAGCACTGCTTCTTGTAGGCCTTGGGTTTAGGTCTTTAAGCATGATTCCTAGTGCTACGCTTAGAATTAAATATTTGCTTAAAAAGTATACAATAATGGAATTAGAAGAATTGGCAAATAAGGTTTTAAATAGTGATTCCAAGCAAGAAACTTTAAGTTATTTTGATAAATTTATAGGAGATTAG
- the gnd gene encoding decarboxylating NADP(+)-dependent phosphogluconate dehydrogenase: MDVGIYGLGVMGSNLALNIADNGFNVSVYNRDNEKTEIFVKQNSHKKINGFKDIESFVKSLKTPKKIILMVTSSAIEKVIEQILPFMNKSDIIIDGGNSHYKSTMRLEKELFAKDIYFVGLGISGGERGARFGPALMYGGSKSAYEILEPMLNKIAAKTKNNDICSTYIGENGSGHYVKMIHNGVEYADMQLISEVYFFMKKAFNLDNLKISEVFEKWNEGDLSGYLLEITSKILKYKENNEYLVDKILDIANQKGTGVWTAIDALESGVPVNLIVESVFSRFMSGLKHERIIASDLLKMDTSSFEFELSDWILDLYYALLVSKIVAYAQGFMMLKTASVNYGWDLNLGKISLVWREGCIIRSSFLDKIKLAYDKNPHLINLLFDDYFLDLLKNNHKSLRRIISKASEIGIPLPAFYASLSFLDSYSTNYLPSNLIQAQRDFFGAHSFERLDSKRGEFFHSAWQ; the protein is encoded by the coding sequence ATGGATGTAGGAATTTATGGACTTGGTGTTATGGGTAGTAATTTAGCTCTAAATATTGCTGATAACGGTTTTAATGTTTCTGTTTACAATAGAGATAATGAAAAAACTGAAATTTTTGTTAAACAAAATTCTCATAAAAAGATAAATGGTTTTAAAGATATTGAATCTTTTGTTAAAAGCTTAAAAACTCCAAAAAAAATCATCTTAATGGTGACAAGCTCTGCTATAGAAAAGGTTATTGAGCAAATTTTACCCTTTATGAATAAATCAGACATAATTATTGATGGTGGAAATTCTCATTATAAGAGCACAATGAGATTGGAAAAAGAATTGTTTGCTAAAGACATTTATTTTGTAGGACTTGGAATTTCTGGAGGGGAGAGAGGAGCAAGATTTGGTCCTGCGCTAATGTATGGAGGAAGTAAATCAGCCTATGAAATTCTTGAGCCCATGTTAAATAAAATTGCAGCTAAAACTAAAAATAATGATATTTGTTCGACTTATATTGGGGAGAACGGTTCTGGGCACTATGTTAAAATGATACATAATGGAGTGGAATACGCTGATATGCAGCTTATCAGCGAGGTTTATTTTTTCATGAAAAAAGCTTTCAATTTAGATAATTTGAAAATTTCTGAAGTTTTTGAAAAATGGAATGAAGGCGATCTTTCAGGGTATTTACTAGAAATAACTTCTAAGATTCTTAAATATAAAGAAAATAATGAATATTTAGTTGATAAGATTTTAGATATTGCAAATCAAAAAGGCACTGGTGTTTGGACAGCTATTGATGCTCTTGAATCTGGTGTGCCTGTAAATTTAATTGTTGAATCTGTTTTTTCAAGATTTATGTCGGGGTTAAAACACGAAAGGATTATTGCTAGCGATTTACTTAAGATGGATACTTCTTCTTTTGAGTTTGAGCTTAGTGATTGGATTTTAGATCTTTATTATGCTCTTTTAGTTTCAAAAATAGTAGCTTATGCTCAAGGTTTTATGATGCTTAAGACCGCGTCTGTGAATTATGGTTGGGATTTGAATTTAGGTAAAATTTCTTTGGTTTGGAGAGAAGGCTGTATTATTCGTAGCAGTTTTTTAGATAAAATTAAATTGGCTTATGATAAAAATCCTCATCTTATTAATTTGCTTTTTGATGATTATTTTTTAGATTTACTAAAAAATAATCACAAATCTTTAAGAAGAATAATTTCAAAGGCTAGTGAAATTGGGATTCCTTTGCCAGCATTTTATGCCAGCCTTTCGTTTTTAGATTCTTATTCTACTAATTATCTGCCTTCTAATCTAATTCAAGCACAAAGAGATTTTTTTGGTGCTCATTCTTTTGAAAGATTAGACTCAAAACGAGGTGAATTTTTTCATAGCGCTTGGCAATAA
- the ligA gene encoding NAD-dependent DNA ligase LigA, with product MSSKVQQEIADLKKLIRKWDKEYYVDSLPSVEDFVYDKHILRLQELESKYPEYKTLDSPTLKFGSDLLNDFKEVEHSAPILSLDKVYDLDLLKSWIDKIDFNNSFNISVEPKIDGCSIVLYYKDGVLEKALTRGNGKFGNDVTINVRTIRYIPLFLDEKVDLVLRGEVYITKENFLKINKFLEKPYTNSRNLASGILRRVDSREVANFPLNIFIYDFLNAGLEFKTNDLATARLKKLGFKVNPLIRFFDLKNSIGEVLNYIADITKKRDSFEYEIDGVVLKVSDFALRERLGYTAHHPKWAMAYKFEALSGFSRVNSIVVQVGRSGKITPVANIDKVFVSGAFITSATLHNQDYIRSIGLNVGDVVKVSRRGDVIPAVEMVINKFSTGFFKVPDNCPACKTAVVKEGAHFFCPNNNCPSVAVERIKYFCSKNCMDIEGFSDKIISFLFEKKFIFSEIDLYTFDFYKLLEFKGFKDRKINNLINSIEASKKKPFSKLLLSMGIKDLGENTIRLLFLNNLNSFSKLFKLCQDRYFAFSTLLKIKGIGEKIALNIIEAFNDSVMLNKFKFFENLEFKMEEVVAIDGENKLLAGKKFCITGTFNGYSRSIIIDKLKNKGAIFNTCVTGSLDFLIVGEKAGSKLKKALSLNIKIMSFEDIKSYLD from the coding sequence ATGAGCAGCAAAGTACAGCAAGAAATTGCAGACTTGAAGAAGTTGATTAGAAAGTGGGATAAAGAATATTATGTCGATTCTTTGCCTAGTGTTGAAGATTTTGTATATGATAAGCATATTTTAAGGCTTCAAGAGCTAGAAAGTAAGTACCCTGAATATAAGACCTTAGATTCTCCTACTCTTAAATTTGGCAGCGATCTTTTAAATGATTTTAAAGAGGTTGAACATTCTGCACCTATATTAAGTCTTGATAAGGTTTATGATCTTGATTTGCTAAAATCATGGATAGATAAGATTGATTTTAATAATTCTTTTAACATTTCTGTTGAGCCAAAGATTGATGGATGTTCTATCGTTCTTTATTATAAAGATGGCGTTCTTGAAAAAGCTCTTACTAGAGGTAATGGAAAATTTGGTAATGATGTTACTATAAACGTTAGAACCATTAGATATATACCTTTATTTCTTGATGAAAAGGTTGATTTAGTATTAAGGGGTGAGGTTTATATTACTAAAGAAAATTTTTTGAAAATAAATAAATTTTTGGAAAAGCCTTATACGAATTCTAGAAATTTGGCTTCGGGAATACTTAGAAGGGTTGATAGTAGAGAAGTCGCTAATTTTCCTTTAAATATTTTCATTTATGATTTTTTGAATGCTGGATTAGAATTTAAAACCAATGATTTAGCTACTGCAAGACTTAAGAAATTGGGTTTTAAAGTCAATCCCTTGATTAGGTTTTTTGATCTAAAAAATTCAATTGGAGAAGTTTTAAATTACATAGCAGATATAACAAAAAAAAGAGATTCTTTTGAATATGAAATAGATGGTGTTGTTCTTAAGGTTAGTGATTTTGCTTTAAGAGAAAGATTGGGGTATACTGCACATCATCCCAAATGGGCAATGGCTTACAAATTTGAAGCGCTTTCGGGTTTTAGTAGGGTAAATAGCATTGTTGTTCAGGTTGGACGTAGTGGTAAAATTACTCCGGTTGCTAATATTGATAAAGTTTTTGTTTCAGGAGCTTTTATTACTAGTGCAACGTTACACAATCAAGATTATATAAGGTCTATTGGGTTGAATGTTGGTGATGTTGTTAAAGTTTCAAGAAGAGGAGATGTAATTCCTGCTGTTGAAATGGTGATAAATAAATTTTCAACAGGATTTTTCAAAGTTCCTGATAATTGCCCAGCTTGTAAAACGGCTGTAGTAAAAGAGGGGGCACATTTTTTTTGTCCAAATAATAATTGTCCTTCAGTAGCAGTTGAGAGAATAAAATATTTTTGTAGTAAAAATTGTATGGATATTGAAGGGTTTTCCGACAAGATAATTTCTTTTCTTTTTGAAAAAAAATTTATTTTTTCAGAAATTGATCTTTATACTTTTGATTTTTATAAGCTTCTTGAATTTAAAGGGTTTAAAGATAGAAAGATAAATAATTTGATAAATTCAATTGAAGCTAGCAAAAAAAAACCATTTAGTAAATTACTTCTTAGTATGGGAATTAAAGATTTAGGGGAAAATACAATAAGGTTGTTGTTTCTTAATAATTTAAATTCATTTTCAAAGCTTTTTAAGCTTTGTCAAGACAGATATTTTGCATTTTCAACATTGTTGAAAATTAAAGGCATAGGAGAAAAAATTGCTTTAAATATTATTGAAGCTTTTAATGATTCAGTAATGCTTAATAAGTTTAAATTTTTTGAAAATTTGGAATTTAAAATGGAAGAGGTTGTTGCGATTGATGGTGAGAATAAGTTATTGGCCGGTAAAAAGTTTTGCATTACTGGAACTTTTAATGGTTATTCCAGGTCTATTATTATTGATAAGCTAAAAAATAAAGGAGCAATTTTTAATACTTGTGTGACTGGGAGTTTAGATTTTCTTATTGTAGGAGAAAAAGCTGGATCAAAGCTTAAAAAAGCTTTGAGTTTAAATATAAAAATTATGTCTTTTGAAGACATAAAAAGTTACTTAGATTAG
- the htpG gene encoding molecular chaperone HtpG, producing MKKQFDTEVNDLLYLIIHSLYSHKEIFLRELISNASDAIDKLKFLSLTNEKFKNIALEPKIEISFDDKSILIKDNGIGMDEQDLTNHLGVIAKSGTKEFINNLKQDEKKSASLIGQFGVGFYSAFIVSEKVEVTSKKALESDAYIWSSDGKTGYEIEKAKKEESGTEIKLYLNKEGLEYANKWKIQEIIKKYSNHINYPIYIKYSEPIMKDGKQEGIEEKEEKLNETTALWTKNKSEIKAEEYNEFYKNTTFDYENPLMHIHTKAEGNLEYTNLFYVPSKAPYDLYYPNTKPGVKLFINRIFITDSEGSLLPNYLRFIKGIIDCQDLPLNVSREILQQNKILSKIKSSSVKKILSELEKLSKKNPEKFSEFSKEFGRCIKEGVYSDFENREKLISLIRFKSSSVDGFVSFKEYKERMNESQKSIYYITGGKENILKENPIVAAYKEKGFEILIMDDELDEAILNLIPEYEGLKLKAINKNETSNELKDENFKKIEEEFKDTLTKVKEILKDHIKEVNLSATLIKEPSAIIIDSNDPTYQMQKIMLSMGQEVKEIKPILELNPNNKIVQNLKNLEPEKLEKISILLFEEAMLTSGMPSKNPGKFINIINEFIEKDFL from the coding sequence ATGAAAAAACAATTTGATACAGAAGTAAATGATTTGCTTTATTTAATCATCCACTCTCTTTACTCCCATAAAGAAATATTTTTAAGAGAATTGATATCAAATGCGTCTGACGCCATTGATAAACTCAAGTTTTTAAGCTTGACAAACGAAAAATTCAAAAACATTGCTCTAGAACCAAAAATAGAAATATCGTTTGATGATAAAAGCATCCTAATTAAAGATAATGGAATCGGAATGGATGAACAAGATTTAACTAATCATCTTGGCGTAATTGCAAAATCAGGAACTAAAGAATTTATTAACAATTTAAAACAAGATGAAAAAAAATCTGCAAGCCTAATTGGCCAGTTTGGAGTTGGATTTTACAGCGCATTCATAGTATCAGAAAAAGTAGAAGTTACATCAAAAAAAGCATTAGAAAGCGACGCATATATTTGGTCTAGCGACGGCAAAACAGGATATGAAATAGAAAAAGCAAAAAAAGAAGAGTCAGGTACAGAAATAAAGTTATATCTTAATAAAGAAGGCCTTGAATATGCTAATAAATGGAAAATTCAAGAAATTATCAAAAAATATTCAAATCACATAAATTATCCCATTTATATTAAATACAGCGAACCTATAATGAAGGACGGGAAACAAGAGGGAATAGAAGAAAAAGAAGAAAAATTAAATGAAACTACTGCTCTTTGGACAAAAAATAAAAGCGAAATTAAAGCAGAAGAATACAATGAATTTTATAAAAATACAACCTTTGATTATGAAAATCCATTAATGCATATTCATACAAAAGCCGAAGGAAATTTGGAATATACTAATTTATTTTACGTCCCAAGCAAAGCTCCCTATGATTTATATTACCCAAACACTAAGCCTGGGGTAAAGCTATTTATAAATAGAATCTTTATTACAGATTCTGAAGGCAGCTTGCTTCCAAACTATCTAAGATTTATAAAAGGAATTATAGACTGCCAAGATTTGCCACTCAATGTAAGTAGAGAAATTTTACAGCAAAATAAAATTTTGTCTAAAATAAAATCATCTTCTGTAAAAAAAATACTAAGCGAGCTTGAAAAGCTAAGTAAAAAAAATCCTGAAAAATTTTCAGAGTTTTCTAAAGAATTTGGGAGATGCATTAAAGAAGGTGTTTATTCTGACTTTGAAAACAGAGAAAAGCTTATATCATTAATAAGGTTTAAATCCTCAAGTGTAGATGGGTTTGTGTCTTTTAAAGAGTATAAAGAAAGAATGAATGAGAGTCAAAAAAGCATTTACTACATAACAGGCGGTAAAGAAAATATATTAAAAGAAAACCCAATAGTAGCTGCTTATAAAGAAAAAGGATTTGAAATCTTAATCATGGACGATGAACTCGATGAAGCTATTTTAAATCTAATTCCAGAATACGAAGGATTAAAACTAAAGGCAATAAATAAAAACGAAACCAGCAATGAATTAAAAGATGAAAATTTCAAAAAAATTGAAGAAGAATTCAAAGATACCCTTACAAAAGTAAAAGAAATCCTCAAGGATCATATAAAAGAAGTCAATCTATCAGCAACATTGATAAAAGAGCCTTCAGCAATAATAATTGATAGCAATGATCCAACTTACCAAATGCAAAAAATCATGCTGTCAATGGGACAAGAAGTAAAAGAAATAAAACCAATACTTGAATTAAACCCTAATAATAAAATAGTCCAAAATTTAAAAAATCTAGAGCCTGAAAAATTAGAAAAAATAAGCATTCTCCTTTTTGAAGAAGCTATGTTAACTTCAGGAATGCCCAGCAAAAATCCAGGAAAATTTATAAATATAATAAACGAATTTATAGAAAAAGACTTCTTATAA
- the crr gene encoding PTS glucose transporter subunit IIA, whose amino-acid sequence MGFLDFFKKTATLDLIAPISGKVMSIDKVPDEAFAEKIVGDGIAILPTSNELLAPCDGKIGKIFKTNHAFSLETKEGVEIFVHFGINTLNLNGKGFTRVAEEGINVKQGEVIIRLDLEYLKEHSESVITPVVIANSDEVSSIEYSFGRLENDSEYILSSSTVLTEEIRHKISQTKPVIAGKDLVLRVKK is encoded by the coding sequence ATGGGGTTTTTAGATTTTTTTAAAAAAACCGCTACATTGGATTTGATTGCTCCGATTAGTGGAAAAGTTATGTCAATTGATAAGGTTCCCGATGAAGCTTTTGCTGAAAAAATAGTTGGCGATGGAATTGCAATTCTTCCAACAAGCAATGAGTTGTTGGCGCCTTGTGATGGGAAAATAGGTAAAATTTTTAAAACCAATCATGCCTTTAGCCTTGAAACTAAAGAGGGCGTTGAAATTTTTGTCCATTTTGGAATTAATACTCTTAATTTAAATGGTAAGGGTTTTACAAGAGTTGCTGAAGAGGGCATTAATGTTAAACAAGGTGAAGTTATTATTAGGCTTGATCTTGAATATTTAAAAGAGCATTCAGAATCCGTTATTACTCCGGTTGTTATTGCAAATTCTGATGAAGTTTCAAGTATAGAATATTCTTTTGGAAGGCTTGAAAATGATTCTGAATATATTTTATCATCTTCAACTGTCTTGACAGAAGAAATTAGGCATAAAATATCTCAAACAAAGCCTGTTATAGCGGGCAAAGATTTGGTGTTGCGAGTTAAAAAGTAA
- a CDS encoding DUF3996 domain-containing protein: protein MQSKNKLIRLLIIIITLFFNVENIFTNEKSKNNITGQNSTTDPKIESLKAKTKIKFGFILPYPTAIEFSINNFDIGVGVTILSVSEFFPKSPIALLFKIYCDYIFLNLKFKDSNFIFFLGSSLFFEIGKITSSDLTNVSSGITYKIGVGLPLGIIYEAYYDIIEIIIKTTPSIFIGQMPNGNLIFPIKGNFSIGIKGSLKI from the coding sequence ATGCAAAGTAAAAACAAACTAATCAGATTATTAATAATTATTATCACATTATTTTTCAATGTTGAAAATATTTTTACAAACGAAAAATCTAAAAACAATATAACTGGACAAAACAGTACAACTGATCCAAAAATAGAAAGCTTAAAAGCAAAAACTAAAATAAAATTTGGTTTTATTCTACCTTACCCTACTGCAATAGAATTCAGCATTAATAACTTTGATATTGGAGTAGGGGTAACAATATTGAGTGTCTCGGAATTTTTTCCAAAATCACCAATAGCATTGTTATTTAAAATATATTGTGACTATATATTTTTAAATTTAAAATTTAAAGATTCAAATTTTATCTTTTTCTTGGGATCTAGCCTATTTTTTGAAATAGGCAAAATTACAAGCTCAGATTTAACAAATGTTTCTTCTGGGATTACCTATAAAATCGGAGTGGGTTTGCCCTTGGGAATAATATATGAAGCTTATTATGACATTATTGAAATTATAATAAAAACAACACCATCAATTTTTATTGGCCAAATGCCTAACGGAAATTTAATATTTCCAATAAAAGGTAACTTTTCTATTGGAATAAAAGGCTCTCTTAAGATATAG